The sequence below is a genomic window from Ciona intestinalis chromosome 1, KH, whole genome shotgun sequence.
TATATTGAGTTAACATTATAATCCCCAACACTGTATGTTGAAATAGAAATTCTGTTATTACAGTGCTCATTACACCAACCACCCGGTACACCACTAATTACTTAAACACCCACGCAGTTTACATCTCTGAGTCTTCGCCTTTGAAAACATTCTTCGCTTACGTCAGCGCTAAAGACAATGACCTTGAATCTAATGGTGAAGTCGAATTAATGATCGAAACATTTATCCCAACTACCCGTGATGACGTGGGTGATGACCTCATCAAGTCACCTGACCCATACAGTAGCTTTGTATTGAACGACGATGGTATGTTGGGGGTCGGTAGAGCGTTGGACCGGGAAACACAACCACGATATGTCATCCAAGTTACCGCGTGTGATCTTGGTGTCAATCCTCTGTAAGTATggctactgtgacgtaataattgtGCATATTGTGACGTGGCTGGTGTGCTTAGCTTCTATAAAAAATAGATCCAGCAAGATAATGGCCatagttttattgtatatatttatgtgcCATGCAAActgcactatagtagtgactttaaattaaacataaaccaaCTAACCCTTTCCCTCAGGTGCACTAACCGATACATCGAAGTAATATTACTCGACGAAAACGACCACACTCCCCACTTTGAACAcgatatatataacatttctatgatGGAGGACACGGTGGTGGGTACAATGGTAACGACGATCACAGCCACAGATGGTGATAAAAGTAATCTGCCTGCTATGCGGCTCAACCATGTGAGTATAGActtgaatgagtgaatgacttatttaccttcgcacggcgggcaacaacagttgttataacacgggtgttctgtttcatacacctcgtgcccacttacgagttaccacgtatgtaacttatttatcctcgcatggcggggcaacgacagttgttataacacgggtgttctgtttcatacacctcgtgcccgcttacaagttaccacgtatgtaactttgttggtgattgtttttatgtctTGGATTGGTAACTATACATCTACAATGTCTATATGAGGTTAAACAATCTAACTCCGGTTGAGAACAATGAACATATGTTCCAATAGATAGAAACCCCCAACATATGTTGTTATCACTTCGATTTACACAGGAGAACCAGATAGTAGCATCCACCaatggtgacgtcatatactCGGTATCTGGAGGAGATGGTTCGTTTTCCATCGATCCAAAGAGTGGGAATATCATGTTGGTGAGGGCGTTGGATCGGGAGCAAGTGTCGAAGTGGAAGGTAGTGATAATACTATTATATGAATTGTTAATGCTGTTCTGTAATAAACACTTTTATAATGGGGGTCGTATAATTAGTTTATGATTTAAAGATCTTGTGGCTATAGCTTGTTTTGTAAACCTAAAATACCAACATTTTCTTCCATGCTTATAATGCACCTGGCAACAGCGTATACGAATAACTCACAACGTCACAAACAATTCACAATCAAATTTGTTCTAGATTTTCGTGACTGCGCGCGATCGCGGTGagcctatgacgtcatcgagtCATTGTACGTTGATTGTGACGGTTGATGACGTCAATGACAACGCACCAGTATTCAGCAACCCCCCTAACGACGAAACAACTATCTACGCAACAATACTacgtgatgatgtcataacacgTATTCAGGTACGTCACTATTGCACATTATGACGTTGCAACTGCGAGTCCAACTAATGGCTTAGTTAATATATTTCGCCAATAACTAATATCATCAGTCTCatatttaaatggaaaatataatttctattttttctccACCACTTAAATATGCCTTTTGTTTTGCACATCATCTTTATGTTtgctgtgttaaaaaaaatctctcCGCTAGACGGCAGTAGTAACAACGTAAATTACAGGCGGTTGATTACGACGAACAAAGCGACTTGAAGTACCGATTGTTGAGCGAGGATGGGGTGAAACAGAATAAAGATATCAATTCTACTTTTGTTATTAATTCACAAACCGGTGACCTGAGATTGAATATGAGTCACGAGGATTTAAAGTCAACATTGGGGTTGCATACTGTTACTATTGAGGTGAGGGGTGTGTAAGGTGTGGTTATGGgtttactgtggggtaagatgggataccgttggcacataatatcccatataatactgtggggtaagatgggatatcgctagcacataatatcccatatattactgtggggtaagatgggatatcgccAGCACAtgatttttcatatttttcatagtggttttaacaattaacatagattttgtttactaccattaGTGCTTACTTGAATACATCAAGTGTTATATATTCCAGGCAAGAGACAGTGGCATCCCGATGTTACGAAGTCTTCGCCAACTTAACGTGATGGTTACCGAACGTGCCCAACTGCCCAAACACGTCATAAACCCCCCTAGTGACGTAGGCATGGGCAGTTCATCATTAGTGATCATCATTGCAGCGTTATCGGCCGCCATGTTGGTTCTTATCGTGGTCGTTATAGTGATTGTGGTACGGTGTAAAAGAGATACCAAGGTGAGGCCCTACCGCCATCTCGCGGTGTTAAATATAAGctttaacattaatatttttatctttaaactgCTGAGGAAAATagtctaaataaaaatatgctaAATAATTGGCATTAGCTGTCTAAACAGCGCTGTCGTTAGAGCTATGCTCTCTTGTTATTTGATACTTTTCCTCAAGTAGGATAAATATTATACTACGCCTAAAATTAAGGCAGAACTGACATATTTGTTCCAACAGACTGTTCGAACATACGTAGCCAAGGATGTTAaacatgatgacgtcacaggagcTACGTATCCTGACGTCACAGCAGCTACATATCATGACGTCACTGACCGGAAGTTAAACTTGATCGTAACCAGTGATGCGGAACGATCAACTTGGGGGAAGTCCCATGCTAGGTAAGTTGTGACGTATGTAGGGTGAAAGGtccaatatgacgtcatactaaCCATTCATACGACATCAGGAGGCCATCCACTAACTACGACACTGTTAGTGACGTCACCAGCGTATCGCACAACGTCATTACTACGTCATCACAATACCAACCCACGACCACTAGCGGCAGTGTTTACGAGAAGGTAAGTTGGCGGATGAATATTGAGATTATTATTGCGGAACGCGGAGTAACACGTTTATCCACCCAGAAACCAacgtctgttacgtcacaaaccacGTCACAATCCCATCATGACGTAGACAGTGGACGAGGCGACAGCGATCAAGATGTTTGcgttagtgacgtcacattcgAACGAGGTACGTCACACTTATGTCATtcttgacgtcataatacatgGTACTAACCAATGTCTTTATAGGTTACGTAACAAACACCCAGCCACGTGATCACGTTAACCGTTGTGACGAACAATGCCTATTGTATGGTCATAGTGACGCGTGTTGGATGCCTGTCAACGAACAAGGTAGGTTGGTcatgaatgtaatgaattatttatcctcgcatggcggggcaacgacaatcgttataacacaggtgttctgttccatacacctcatgccagcatacaagttaccacgtatgtaacttatttatcctcgcatggcggggcaacgacaatcgttataacacgggtgttctgttccatacacctcatgccagcatacaagttaccacgtatgtaacttatttatcctcgcatggcggggcaacgacaatcgttataacacggggtgttctgttccatacacctcatgccagcatacaagttaccacgtatgtaacttatttatcctcgcatggcggggcaacgacagtcgttataacacgggtgtgttctgttccatacacctcatgccagcatacaagttaccacgtatgtaacttatttatcctcgcatggcggggcaacaacagtcattataacacgggtgtgttctgttccatacacctcatgccagcatacaagttaccacatatgtaacttatttatcctcgcatggcgggcaacaacagtcgttataacacggtgtgttctgttccatacacctcatgccagcatacaagttaccacatatgtaacttatttatcctcgcatggcgggcaacaacagtcgttataacacgtgtgttctgttccatacacctcatgccagcatacaagttaccacatatgtaacttatttatcctcgcatggcgggcaactacagtcgttataacacggatgttctgtttcatacacctcatgccagcttagaagttaccatgtatgtaactttgtgggtgattaggTTTTGTATGGATGACAAGCCATAAGTTACCACTAGGTTGCAGCAATCATTATTACACTAACCCCCCTCTATACAGACATGATCCATGATTACCCAAACACCTCAAGCCCCTTCGacaaaccatcttaccccccaACCAACTTGCCCCCGATACCGGAGAAGTCACCCATCCAAAGTTATTGGTCCCACAGTGGGTCAGGTTCGAACCTTAGCTCGATATACTCAACCAAACCAAGCTTCCCACGAGAGGAATacgcaagacacttaactacGAGCTTTAGAATTAATTCATCAACCGACAGTAATACGACTGGTTACGTCACAGAGCATGACGTATTATAagttcattgttacgtcacgtaTTTATTTCCCGCCCACTGTGTCTTCAATAAAATCTTTTACACCACCCTTTCGTGCGGCTTTATTTTGTACACCACCCCATAGTCAGGGGTCACGTGGGTACTCACTGACGTCACGATATACGTCATGTGAAACACCACGTGACCTACAGCAGTCAAAAAGTTAAACCCATTGTTTTCTGGTTTTACGTCACAGTCGGTATATTAACAAACGcgtaattatttaattagttAGCTGACGTAATAATGAGAAACGGTTATGGCTTTGAAATATAAGTCACACCTGCGTTTCAATCGCTGTTGCCATGATATGTGTAAACGTTATGCGGGTTGCTATATGGGGTACCGTGGGATAGGGTTGATACAATGGAAcgattaataatttattaattataagtTAACGGTTGGTTTCGATAACGtgccagttataacatggaatTGAATGTGAAAGTAAATTACCCTCTAAGTTACCAAGGACgaacaatatgtttatatttgtgtgttGGGTATATAAGGGGCGGCTACCTGTATGTGAGACTCATATCAGCACTATGAAGTTTAAGGTTTCATCTATCGTGTTGTGCGTGGCTTTGGTGGTGGGTGGTAGTTTGGGTCAGGATGCAAGTACCACCACGAAACCATCAACTACTAAAACTAAACCATCGACAAGCAAACCCACAACTATGgaaaatgacgtaacaaaaggTAAACAATCAACTTTGTTTCGCGtgaataagtttgtttttatttaaatatttgcaacccaCTGTGAGTTGCTTCTTATAAGTTTACCAGCCATACTTTTTAACCGAATTCTCTTTCTTTTATCTTAGCGCGTTATGGGtctgtcgttttgttgttaatgtaCATTGCATGTTTGACATCTAATGTAATATATTCATAacttaaactgtttgtttatctttgaATACAAATCGGGTTAATTCTAGTTCAGAATACTTGCCtcttatgacgtaataatggatgattatttgataataaaacCCATTCACAGGAAACAAAGAATGTGGAATTGATGACGTCAAGAAACAAGAGGCATGGGACGCTTGGTGGCGCGAATTTAATCTTTGGAAATCAGCGTTTCAAAAATCTCAAATGTTGTACGGCGGTTCGTATGTTAATGGCGGGTACGGTCAAAAACCAAGCTATAGCGGCCAATATGGTGGTCAATATGGTGGCCAATATGGCGGCCAATATGGCGGCCAATATGGTGGCCAATATGGTGGCTATGGCTGGCCCAACCAGGAGTCAAAGAGCGCAATTGACCAAATCTCTATGGGGTTTAACTTTGTTGATAAAGTTGATGAAAGCGACCTTTATGCCGGCGGGGTTGAGGTGCTCGAATCCGCGATGGCTCGACTGCGCATGGGGTTTGATATGCGACATGTCGctaatgacatcatagagcAATTGTGGATTAACAATGGCGAGATGCGGAAAAGTGCAGAAACCAAGGCTGTGTTGAAGGAAGTACTTTGTCGTATTTTGAACAGTCCTAAGAAAGAAGAAGCGATCGCCATGATGAAGGAATGGTCGGATGAGATTAAAAGTCAGGGGAGGGCCAACTTGAATGTTGTTCTTGATAAAATTATTCGCAAGTCCATTCTATATGCATTGGAGGGCCAACAGTTCGGGAAGCTCATGGAGAAAATTTTCGTGGATAAAGCTGACATGCCGAGGTTGCTCACCAAGCGAATATTTGaggtggttggacttgatggGGCCAAGCAAGCTTTCACCGAGTTTTCCGTGGAAATCATCGCAAATTACATGAAGAGTCAAGCTGAAGATATGCGGATGATGGTACAAggttttattgataaaataaacgGCACAGCTAGCATGGACACCATCCATATACTTATAGCGGTTCGCAACTTAACCGGGGAATTCACGCACCAAGTTGTTGACAATATGGTGGACGTTCTTAACGACCCGACATCGGTGACGGCGCCGGGCAAGAAAGTGATGCACATGATAGAAGATCTCATCAAGTTTGATAAATCTGGAAACTTCACGGCCGACCTAAAGAAATACCTCGCCCCCGGTTCAAGGACCCCAATATCTGGCTTCCCCCTCAAAGCCTTGCTGTTCCTCATTCAACCTGAACGGGAGAATTGCGACCTGGCAAGCTTGTTAAAGGACACCCCGAAGCCAACAACACCTCAGATGCCTCAATACCCGGCATGGCAGGGATACCAAAGCTATCAACCCCAGTACAAGCCAAActa
It includes:
- the LOC100187310 gene encoding protocadherin 18-like — encoded protein: MVAYRALAPWVVTVVVMSSCCIMTSYASSTTVRKSVYLREDSNSGTIVEEISDVLNMRISRNRGQNFQQLSQKLITSNPNPSPEELVSWLSLDRVTGRVTLARRLDREELCVDSVVCSIRMQIYVHTSFRMVYLDVVIIDVNEHVPEFSSRYILINVSEDARPGDVISLDKYQAVDRDAGNNSILTYTLSQSNEFRLGQYFDETGSQHLHIEVVKQLDYEKKQLYRLTLTARDHGEPSLTNHVPLQVRVTDVNDNEPLFDRKEYSIVVREDAAPGYVVSRVHAVDHDEGRYGLVRYFIAGRNQGRMNGLFDIDHETGEVTLKKPLDREASNKLILFIEARDQDGLAPKVGRCRLVIHVTDVNDNQPIVSVSYIANHVGDTVYISESSPLKTFFAYVSAKDNDLESNGEVELMIETFIPTTRDDVGDDLIKSPDPYSSFVLNDDGMLGVGRALDRETQPRYVIQVTACDLGVNPLCTNRYIEVILLDENDHTPHFEHDIYNISMMEDTVVGTMVTTITATDGDKSNLPAMRLNHENQIVASTNGDVIYSVSGGDGSFSIDPKSGNIMLVRALDREQVSKWKIFVTARDRGEPMTSSSHCTLIVTVDDVNDNAPVFSNPPNDETTIYATILRDDVITRIQAVDYDEQSDLKYRLLSEDGVKQNKDINSTFVINSQTGDLRLNMSHEDLKSTLGLHTVTIEARDSGIPMLRSLRQLNVMVTERAQLPKHVINPPSDVGMGSSSLVIIIAALSAAMLVLIVVVIVIVVRCKRDTKTVRTYVAKDVKHDDVTGATYPDVTAATYHDVTDRKLNLIVTSDAERSTWGKSHARRPSTNYDTVSDVTSVSHNVITTSSQYQPTTTSGSVYEKKPTSVTSQTTSQSHHDVDSGRGDSDQDVCVSDVTFERGYVTNTQPRDHVNRCDEQCLLYGHSDACWMPVNEQDMIHDYPNTSSPFDKPSYPPTNLPPIPEKSPIQSYWSHSGSGSNLSSIYSTKPSFPREEYARHLTTSFRINSSTDSNTTGYVTEHDVL
- the LOC100184926 gene encoding uncharacterized protein LOC100184926 → MFIFVCWVYKGRLPVCETHISTMKFKVSSIVLCVALVVGGSLGQDASTTTKPSTTKTKPSTSKPTTMENDVTKGNKECGIDDVKKQEAWDAWWREFNLWKSAFQKSQMLYGGSYVNGGYGQKPSYSGQYGGQYGGQYGGQYGGQYGGQYGGYGWPNQESKSAIDQISMGFNFVDKVDESDLYAGGVEVLESAMARLRMGFDMRHVANDIIEQLWINNGEMRKSAETKAVLKEVLCRILNSPKKEEAIAMMKEWSDEIKSQGRANLNVVLDKIIRKSILYALEGQQFGKLMEKIFVDKADMPRLLTKRIFEVVGLDGAKQAFTEFSVEIIANYMKSQAEDMRMMVQGFIDKINGTASMDTIHILIAVRNLTGEFTHQVVDNMVDVLNDPTSVTAPGKKVMHMIEDLIKFDKSGNFTADLKKYLAPGSRTPISGFPLKALLFLIQPERENCDLASLLKDTPKPTTPQMPQYPAWQGYQSYQPQYKPNYQQQQQQQQRPYYQQQPNYQQPQQPYFQKPSYQGYQKPQQPANGGYGGW